In the Longimicrobiaceae bacterium genome, CGCCCACGAAGACCGGCGTCGTCACGTACGCGACCGGCGCCTCGTCCGTGCGCAGCCCGTACAGCGTGTGCAGGTCCGCCATCAGCGCGTCCACCCGCTGCTGCTCGTCGGGCGAGGGGAGGCGCTTCACGTACGCCTCGGCCGTGACGGGAAGGACGGTGACCTCGCCGCGCGTCTCGAACGGAACCGGCGCCTTTAGCTTCGCGCCGGGCCGGAGGGGAGACGCGCCCGTCTGCTTGTCGTCGTCCCAGGAGATCGTCACCACGCCGCGCGCGGGCACGGCGGGCCGCATCCCCATCCCCAGAAGGCGGAGGAAGACGAGGCGCTGGCGCTGCGGGACCAGGTTGGCGCGGTAGAGCAGCGTGTCGGTGAGCCACGCGAACAGCTCCACCAGCGTGCGGCCGGGGTCGCCGGGGCGCGGGTTGGTCCACTCGGGCGTGTGCGCGGGGATGCGGGCCAGCGCCTCTTCGACCAGATCGTCGAAGCCGCGGTCGTCCAGTGCGGGAGGGAGGATGGGCATCGGCTAACCCTCCAGCTCCATGACCAGCCCCATCTGCCCCGCCGCGCCGGTGCTGCGGATCCGGTAGGCGATCTCCACCCGGATCTGCGTCGGCCGCTCGGGCACCTCCCAGACCTCGATGCGGTCGGTCACGATTCGCTTCTCCCAGCGCGCCAGCGAGTCGCGGATGCGGTCGCGTACGGCGCGTCGCGTTGCGAGGGTGTTGGGCTCGTGGAGGAAGTTCCCGAGCCCGGCACCGTAGAGCGGGCGGTTCAGCTGCTCGCCCGGGCGGGTGAGCAGGATCACGCGGACCTGCTGGCGCACGCTCTCGTCGGGCGCGGGCCAGCGCACCTCGCCCGCGGCGTCGGGCACCGGCAGCAGCGGCCACCCCACCGCCGTGCCGCCGAAGCTCTCGCCCGTCACGCCTGCCCCGCCTTGGGCGGCGTGAGCTTGGGCAGCGGGATGCAGATCTTCACCAGCGGCAGCCAGAAGAAGATGATGTTGAGCAGCGACAGGAAGATGCTGAGCACGATGAAGGCGCACAGCGTGATGATGGGGATGTTGAACCCGCACACCATGTCCAGCCCCGGCCCCTTGCCGCTCGGCTTCTTCCCGGCCGTGAGGTCCTTCAGCTTCATCCCCTGGAGCGCGTCGGCCACGCTCTTGGGCGTCACGAAGGTCACGTTGGGCTTCAGCTTCTTCAGCGATTCCAGCTTCGCCTCGGG is a window encoding:
- a CDS encoding GPW/gp25 family protein; its protein translation is MTGESFGGTAVGWPLLPVPDAAGEVRWPAPDESVRQQVRVILLTRPGEQLNRPLYGAGLGNFLHEPNTLATRRAVRDRIRDSLARWEKRIVTDRIEVWEVPERPTQIRVEIAYRIRSTGAAGQMGLVMELEG